In Erigeron canadensis isolate Cc75 chromosome 1, C_canadensis_v1, whole genome shotgun sequence, a single window of DNA contains:
- the LOC122585736 gene encoding NAD-capped RNA hydrolase DXO1-like: protein MDYSEQETNKNENKERTQNSQQSSSSGSFSNRRRLGGGGGGGKGSSGAVGDGGQLRSSYCNNNNNGDDYNNKVVEEDKDLFGSDNEDYVNTRAFSLFSIPVLPRPRPRYSYNSSSRGGYGRGHCQYDRGAAGIRHRPDPIPQRADYGYDPEFYAPRNDERNGSSSFQRVKKQYPGDEYYFKR, encoded by the exons ATGGATTACTCAGAgcaagaaacaaataaaaacgaaaataaagaaagaacacAAAACAGCCAACAATCTTCTTCATCTGGGTCTTTTTCTAATCGTAGACgtcttggtggtggtggtggtggtggcaaagGCAGCTCCGGCGCCGTTGGTGATGGTGGTCAGTTAAGGTCAagttattgtaataataataataatggtgatgattataataataaagttgttgaagaagataaAGATTTGTTTGGGTCTGATAATGAGGATTATGTTAATACTCGAGCTTTTAGCCTTTTTTCGATTCCTG ttttaccACGACCCCGGCCACGTTATTCATACAATAGCTCGAGCAGAGGAGGATACGGGCGTGGACATTGCCAATATGATAGAGGAGCAGCCGGCATCCGTCATAGGCCTGATCCAATTCCACAGAGGGCAGATTATGGTTATGATCCTGAATTCTATGCTCCCCGTAATGATGAACGTAATGGTTCTTCAAGTTTTCAAAGAGTGAAAAAACAGTATCCAGGAGATGAATATTATTTCAAGAGGTAA
- the LOC122609775 gene encoding uncharacterized protein LOC122609775 gives MKKKEKSVLIADPKSSSSSSSNKPQSFLPPDYYENLHQSPLHQFNPNPNSNNSDSPLHSSGTRNASSKYDFVKVKVWLGDNADHYYVLSRFLLSRMLTVTKIPNHEALKIALELKKLLIDNSLLDVSQSDLEANLFKLMERRGYGQEYINRYKMMTRFHHQRVPLVILVCGTACVGKSTIATQLAQRLNLPNVLQTDMVYELLRTSTDAPLTSSPIWARDFSSSEELITEFCRECRIVRKGLAGDLKKAMKDGKPIIIEGMHVDPSIYLMDEENKSPHNAPVNAEDSKTLKTDKNGVENGASASCISENSHQSTENSKAEAIISDDKDRISNGLNSVHIDDHVAGSQDDKVKDQVDRKPELKREKSGVTEPVIIPIVLKMAEFDHKALLEEWISSRKFSDKYLIQEKDKLISNLKTIQDYLCSFKSQGLTVANISATTFPQTLDWLHNHLLQCIEKGISSASKGSDGQTDGI, from the exons atgaaaaagaaagagaaatcaGTATTAATTGCAGAccctaaatcatcttcttcttcttcttcaaacaaACCACAATCATTCCTTCCACCAGATTATTATGAAAATCTACACCAATCACCACTTCATCAATTCAATCCTAATCCTAATTCTAATAATAGTGACTCTCCTTTACACTCCTCCGGCACTCGTAACGCTTCCTCCAAATACGATTTCGTTAAG GTTAAAGTATGGTTAGGTGACAATGCTGATCATTATTATGTTCTCTCTAGGTTTTTACTTAGCCGAATGCTCACCGTCACCAAG ATTCCTAATCATGAGGCATTAAAAATTGCACTCGAACTTAAGAAGCTGCTGATAGATAATAGCCTTCTCGATGT CTCCCAATCTGACCTGGAAGCTAATTTGTTTAAG CTTATGGAGCGGCGGGGCTATGGGCAAGAGTACATAAATCGTTACAAGATGATGACAAG ATTTCACCATCAAAGAGTACCGTTGGTTATTCTTGTTTGTGGCACTGCCTGTGTTGGAAAGTCTACAATTGCTACCCAACTTGCGCAAAGGTTAAACCTGCCAAATGTTTTGCAG ACAGATATGGTCTACGAATTGCTAAGAACATCAACAGA TGCACCTTTGACATCTTCGCCTATTTGGGCACGCGATTTCAGCTCCTCTGAGGAGCTAATTACTGAATTTTGTAGAGAATGCAGAATCGTTCGAAAAG GTTTGGCTGGTGATTTAAAGAAAGCAATGAAAGATGGGAAGCCAATCATCATTGAG GGGATGCATGTTGATCCTAGTATATACCTAATGGATGAAGAAAATAAATCACCACATAATGCGCCGGTGAATGCAGAAGATTCAAAGACTTTAAAAACGGATAAAAATGGCGTGGAAAATGGTGCTTCCGCCTCTTGTATTAGTGAGAATAGCCATCAGAGTACTGAAAATTCCAAGGCAGAAGCAATTATTTCAGACGATAAAGATAGGATTTCAAACGGCCTCAACTCTGTTCATATTGATGATCATGTTGCTGGTAGTCAAG ATGATAAGGTCAAAGATCAAGTAGATAGGAAGCCTGAACTTAAAAGAGAGAAGTCTGGAGTCACTGAACCAGTAATCATTCCTATAGTCCTAAAGATGGCGGAATTTGATCATAAG GCACTACTAGAGGAATGGATATCTAGCCGAAAGTTCAGTGATAAGTATCTAATCCAG GAAAAAGATAAACTGATAAGCAACTTAAAAACCATTCAAGACTATCTTTGCTCATTTAAGTCACAG GGATTAACAGTTGCTAATATATCCGCTACTACATTCCCACAAACTCTTGATTGGCTGCACAACCACCTTCTTCAG tGTATTGAGAAAGGTATATCATCTGCCTCCAAAGGAAGCGATGGGCAAACTGATGGAATTTAA